Proteins encoded in a region of the Eulemur rufifrons isolate Redbay chromosome 15, OSU_ERuf_1, whole genome shotgun sequence genome:
- the LOC138395209 gene encoding uncharacterized protein, producing MYLGDSHVLLNTLCWCCHRKIWLHSGEACYCCRAEPPRP from the coding sequence atgtatttggGAGATAGCCACGTTCTGTTGAATACCTTGTGCTGGTGCTGCCATCGAAAAATCTGGTTACACTCCGGGGAGGCCTGCTACTGCTGCAGGGCTGAGCCACCTCGGCCGTGA